The Epinephelus lanceolatus isolate andai-2023 chromosome 1, ASM4190304v1, whole genome shotgun sequence genome has a window encoding:
- the kif21b gene encoding kinesin-like protein KIF21B isoform X1 → MASQGDCCVKVALRIRPQMAKEKIEGCHVCTLVTPGEPQVLLGKDKAFTYDFVFDIESEQQHIYQTCVYKLIEGCFEGYNATVFAYGQTGSGKTYTMGTGFDMSLGQKEQGIIPRAVHQLFEGIKNRRVRAQETGGQPPEFKVSAQFLELYNEEILDLFDGARDPESRSRKSNIKIHEDSSGSIYTTGVTSRLVQSEEELLQCLKLGALSRTTASTQMNATSSRSHAIFTIHLCQMRVCQQAQMQNGGGGGGENGEVNGVDSSPIAQPEFETLMAKFHFVDLAGSERLKRTGATGERAREGISINCGLLALGNVISALGDQTKKGGHVPYRDSKLTRLLQDSLGGNSRTVMIACVSPSDRDFMETLNTLKYANRARNIKNKVVVNQDKTSQQISALRAEIARLQLELMEYKAGKRVADEDGSEGYSDLYQENAMLQRENDTLRLRVKAMQETIDHLNTRVTHLLANEVSTLLTKSSEGNEEIGALIQNYIREVEELRTKLLESEAMNESLRRQVARLSSRSPFPQSTLSPAPGHPPGSSPAPMSMEAEMTDVLRRAKMDIERLKKKERRQRRMSPELEKGMKKRVKLHTHENGENGQSGENRQNGQNGEIDSDDNYTEDIMSPLQEESGCDEDEGEDEEEGREEEDGFDSDESLVDSDSDSDEKANFQADLADLTCEIEIKQKLIDELENSQRRLLMLKLQYEEKLILLQNKIRDTQLERDRVLQNLMSMENYTEETANRIKQDYEKRLKEMNRDLLKLQAAQKEHARLLKNQGRYERELKKLQTEVNEMKKAKVILMKQMKEEQQRRRMVEAKRNREIAQLKKEQRRQEYQIRALESQKRQQELVLRRKTQEVTALRRLTKPMSDRVAGRVARWNQTPPVTDSGAELSASTTASSSEPETGRTVSGLVRQWNNKNNVFGYMAESEGSMDGTRVIGSRKKLQRKPAGLGVGAANRAGSISKSARQKWQALEHRIMDIVMQRMTIANVEADMDRLIKKREELTVQQESLSHKREVLMADGEGPEAEDRLLQEINEEIEVLNANIDYINDSLSDCQATIVQIEETKDELDSVDTSVVISSCSLSEARHLLDHFLKASIDKSLQVAQKEAQIRLLEGQLRQTDVIGSSHNHIILDALREKAEYIPELQALIHNVQQENGYASTDEEPSEFSQASDSSISQMKESNSQDDFKIKMEPRLSAQMKAVSAEYLGPILDLSGGKQQHITKSLASLTDIQEDGMSLGTASLGLSLALRDPYHRDRASRTISLPVRGHTFPRQSRGYDTSPLTRRKSYDRAYRPTDGYTPPSSPPLRTRNDRNVFSRLTSNQTQGSALDKSDDSDSSLSEVLRGVINPIGGVKGGRTAPLQCVSVAEGHSKPVLCVDATDELLFTGSKDRTCKMWNLVTGQEIVTLKGHPNNVVSVKYCPSSCLVFSVSTSYIKVWDIRDSAKCIRTLTSSGQVVSGDACAGTTTRTITFAQGECQINQIALNPSGSVLYAAAGNSVRMWDLNRMQGMGKLTGHIGSVMCLTVGQSLLGKDQVITGSKDHYVKVFDVAEGTLGNVGPAHNFEPPHYDGIECLAVQGDVLFSGSRDNGIKKWDLEQQELTQQIPNAHKDWVCALAYVPGRPMLLSACRGGMLKVWNVDNFTPIGEVRGHDSPINAICTNSRQIFTASSDCRVKLWSYVPGLTPCLPRRVLAIKGRATSLP, encoded by the exons GATTCGTCCTCAGATGGCCAAGGAGAAGATAGAGGGCTGCCATGTGTGCACGCTGGTCACACCTGGAGAACCACAAGTCCTCCTGGGTAAAGACAAAGCCTTCACCTATGACTTTGTGTTTGACATCGAATCAGAGCAGCAGCACATCTACCAGACCTGCGTGTATAAGCTCATCGAGGGCTGCTTCGAGGGCTACAACGCCACAGTGTTCGCTTATGGTCAG ACGGGGTCGGGGAAGACCTACACCATGGGGACGGGCTTTGATATGAGCCTGGGCCAGAAGGAGCAGGGCATCATCCCACGGGCCGTTCACCAGCTGTTTGAGGGAATCAAGAACAGGAGGGTGCGTGCCCAGGAGACCGGCGGCCAGCCACCTGAGTTCAAAGTCAGCGCCCAGTTCCTTGAG TTGTACAATGAAGAGATCCTTGACTTGTTCGACGGAGCCAGAGATCCAGAGAGTCGCAGCAGGAAGTCCAACATTAAGATTCATGAGGACAGCAGCGGCAGCATCTACACCACTGGAGTCACCTCTAGACTGGTGcagtcagaggaggag ctgctgcagtgccTGAAGCTCGGTGCTCTGTCCCGCACCACAGCCAGCACCCAGATGAACGCCACAAGCTCCCGCTCGCACGCCATCTTCACCATCCACCTCTGTCAGATGAGAGTGTGCCAGCAGGCTCAAATG CAGaatggtggaggaggaggaggagagaacgGGGAGGTGAACGGCGTGGACTCCAGCCCCATCGCTCAGCCGGAGTTCGAGACGCTGATGGCCAAGTTCCACTTTGTGGACCTGGCCGGCTCTGAGAGGCTGAAACGCACAGGAGCTACAGGGGAGAGAGCGCGGGAGGGAATCTCGATTAACTGTGGACTG ctgGCACTGGGGAATGTGATCAGTGCTTTAGGAGACCAGACTAAGAAGGGAGGGCACGTCCCTTACAGAGACTCTAAGCTCACTCGTCTGCTACAGGACTCACTGGGAGGCAACAg TCGCACAGTGATGATCGCCTGCGTCAGTCCATCAGACCGGGACTTCATGgagacactgaacacactgaagtaCGCCAACCGTGCCCGAAACATCAAGAACAAGGTGGTGGTGAACCAAGACAAGACCAGCCAGCAGATCAGCGCCCTGCGTGCCGAGATAGCCCGACTTCAGCTGGAACTGATGGAGTACAAGGCG GGGAAGCGTGTGGCCGATGAGGATGGTTCAGAAGGCTACAGCGACCTGTATCAGGAGAATGCCATGCTGCAGAGAGAAAACGACACACTGCGCCTCAGGGTGAAGGCCATGCAGGAGACCATTGACCACCTCAATACACGCGTGACTCATCTGCTGGCCAATGAGGTCAGCACTCTGCTGACCAAGTCAA GTGAGGGCAACGAGGAGATTGGGGCTTTAATCCAGAACTACATCCGAGAGGTTGAAGAACTTCG AACCAAACTTCTTGAGAGCGAGGCCATGAACGAGTCGTTGCGACGGCAGGTGGCCCGACTTTCTTCACGTTCCCCATTCCCTCAATCCACTCTCAGTCCCGCCCCCGGCCACCCCCCTGGCTCCTCCCCTGCTCCTATGTCCATGGAGGCTGAAATGACGGACGTGTTACGCAGGGCCAAGATGGACATCGAGAGgctgaagaagaaggagaggaggcagaggagaatgag TCCCGAGCTGGAGAAAGGTATGAAGAAACGAGTGAAGCTGCACACTCATGAGAATGGAGAGAACGGGCAGAGTggtgaaaacagacaaaatggACAGAATGGAGAGATCGATTCAGACGACAATTACACCGAG GACATCATGTCTCCACTGCAGGAGGAAAGCGGCTGTGATGAAGATGAgggggaggatgaagaggagggcagggaggaggaggatgggttTGACAGTGATGAGAGCCTGGTGGATTCAGACTCAGACTCTGATGAGAAAG CCAACTTCCAGGCAGACCTGGCTGACCTGACCTGCGAGATCGAGATTAAACAGAAGCTGATAGACGAGCTGGAGAACAGCCAGCGGAGACTGCTGATGCTGAAGCTGCAGTACGAGGAGAAGCTCATTCTGCTGCAGAACAAGATCCGAGACACTCAGCTGGAGAGGGACCGTGTACTGCAGAATCTGA TGTCCATGGAGAACTACACAGAGGAGACGGCCAACCGGATCAAGCAGGACTACGAGAAACGTCTTAAGGAGATGAACCGAGACCTGCTGAAGCTACAGGCGGCACAGAAAGAGCATGCCCGTCTCCTCAAAAACCAGGGGAGGTACGAGCGGGAGCTGAAGAAACTCCAGACAGAGGTCAACGAGATGAAGAAAGCCAAG GTGATACTGATGAAGCAGATgaaggaggagcagcagaggaggaggatggtggAGGCAAAGCGGAACCGTGAGATCGCTCAGCTCAAGAAGGAGCAGCGACGACAAGAG TACCAGATCCGAGCGCTGGAGTCTCAGAAGCGGCAGCAGGAGCTGGTGCTGCGCAGGAAGACCCAGGAAGTGACCGCCCTGCGGCGCCTCACCAAGCCCATGTCAGACCGCGTGGCTGGGCGTGTGGCCCGCTGGAACCAGACTCCTCCAGTTACAGACTCTGGAGCTGAGTTATCGGCCAGCACTACTGCAAGCAGCTCTGAACCCGAGACTGGGAGGACCGTGAGCGGGCTGGTGAGACAGtggaacaacaaaaacaatgtgttcGGATACATGGCAGAGAGTGAAGGGAGCATGGATGGAACCAGGGTCATTGG CAGTAGGAAGAAGTTGCAGCGTAAGCCAGCAGGTCTGGGTGTTGGAGCTGCGAACAGAGCTGGCAGCATCTCCAAGTCTGCGCGTCAGAAGTGGCAAGCACTCGAACATCGCATTATGGACATTGTCATGCAGAGAATGACAATCGCAAATGTAGAAGCTGACATGGATCGCCTTATCAAG AAGCGAGAGGAGCTGACAGTCCAGCAGGAATCACTCTCACATAAGAGGGAGGTACTCATGGCAGATGGGGAGGGACCAGAAGCAGAGGACCGCCTCCTCCAGGAAATTAATGAGGAGATTGAGGTGCTGAACGCCAACATAGACTACATCAACGACAGCCTGTCTGACTGCCAGGCCACCATTGTACAAATAGAAGAGACCAag GACGAGCTGGACTCAGTGGACACCTCAGTGGTGATCAgctcctgctctctgtctgaaGCGCGCCACCTGCTGGACCACTTCCTGAAGGCTTCCATAGACAAA AGTTTACAGGTGGCTCAGAAGGAGGCTCAGATCCGACTACTAGAGGGTCagctgagacagacagatgtgatTGGCTCGTCTCACAATCACATAATCCTTGATGCCCTGCGAGAGAAGGCCGAATACATCCCTGAACTCCAGGCGCTCATTCACAATGTACAGCAgg AAAATGGCTATGCCAGCACCGATGAGGAGCCGTCTGAGTTCAGCCAAGCCTCTGACAGCAG TATATCTCAGATGAAAGAATCCAACAGCCAAgatgatttcaaaataaag ATGGAGCCTCGTCTGTCGGCTCAGATGAAGGCAGTGTCTGCGGAGTATCTGGGTCCCATCCTGGACTTGTCGGGTGGCAAGCAGCAGCACATCACCAAGTCTCTGGCCTCACTTACGGATATCCAGGAGGATGGCATGAGCCTGGGGACAGCGAGTCTTGGGCTCAGCTTGGCCCTACGAGACCCTTACCACAGGGACAGGGCGTCCCGCACCATCAGCCTGCCTGTCAGGGGACACACCTT tcccAGGCAGTCTCGAGGTTATGACACTTCCCCTCTAACAAGGAGGAAATCTTACGACCGCGCATACAG GCCCACTGACGGCTACACTCCCCCGTCTTCCCCTCCTCTGAGGACAAGGAACGACCGCAACGTCTTCTCTAGGCTCACCAGCAACCAAACCCAAGGTTCTGCTCTGGACAA GTCGGATGACAGCGACTCCTCGCTCTCCGAGGTGCTCAG GGGTGTGATCAATCCCATCGGGGGTGTGAAGGGGGGTCGGACGGCGCCCCTGCAGTGTGTCTCTGTAGCCGAGGGACATTCAAAGCCAGTCCTGTGTGTGGATGCTACAGATGAGCTGCTATTCACTGGATCTAAAG ATCGTACCTGTAAGATGTGGAACCTGGTAACGGGTCAAGAGATTGTCACTCTCAAAGGCCACCCAAACAACGTGGTGTCTGTCAAATATTGTCCATCCTCCTGTCTGgtcttctctgtctccacctcctACATCAAGGTGTGGGACATCCGCGACTCTGCCAAGTGTATCCGCACGCTTAC TTCATCAGGACAGGTGGTTTCAGGTGATGCATGTGCGGGCACCACCACCCGCACAATAACCTTTGCACAGGGCGAGTGTCAGATTAACCAGATAGCCCTCAACCCGTCAGGATCTGTGCTCTAcgctgctgctggaaatagTGTTCGCATGTGGGACCTCAACAG gATGCAAGGAATGGGGAAGCTGACAGGCCACATCGGTTCTGTCATGTGTCTGACAGTGGGACAGTCTCTGCTGGGCAAAGACCAAGTAATCACTGGCTCCAAAGACCATTATGTCaag GTCTTTGATGTGGCAGAGGGAACTCTGGGTAATGTAGGTCCAGCTCATAACTTTGAGCCACCTCATTATGACGGCATCGAATGTTTGGCTGTACAGGGAGATGTGCTGTTCAGCGGGTCGAGGGACAACGGCATCAAAAAATGGGACCTGGAGCAGCAGGAACTCACTcag